A section of the Pimelobacter simplex genome encodes:
- the ileS gene encoding isoleucine--tRNA ligase, whose protein sequence is MTYPKVTTDPTAGQGAVPSSPRFPAIEERILAYWAEDDTFRASVAQRDPGADGANEFVFYDGPPFANGLPHYGHLLTGYVKDIVPRYQTMRGKRVERRFGWDTHGLPAELEAMRLNGIKTTDEIVEMGIDNFNDACRASVLKYTGEWRDYVTRQARWVDFDNDYRTMNPEFMESVLWAFKSLFDKGLVYEGFRVLPYCWNDETPLSNHELRMDDDVYQMRQDPAVTVGFAITTPGDLAGAKLLVWTTTPWTLPSNLAVMVGSDIDYVVVEHEGDRLVLAEARLAAYARELGEEPTITWRGKGSDLLGLVYAPPFSYFADHENAFRVVAADEAVTTTDGTGLVHSAGAFGEVDKEVTDREGIEPVMPVGKDGRFTVPVDDYAGMLVFDANAHIIDDLKSTGGAVTPGTLLLRRETYDHSYPHCWRCREPLIYKGVSSWFVEVTAFKARMAELNQEIRWVPEHIKDGQFGKWVDNARDWSITRNRFWGSPVPVWKSDDPAYPRIDVYGSFEEIERDFGRLPRNAQGERDLHRPWVDELTRPNPDDPTGKSTMRRVTDVLDVWFDSGSMSFGQVHYPFENKEWFENHFPADFIVEYIGQTRGWFYTLHILATALFDKPAFSSCISHGIVLGSDGNKMSKSLRNYPDVSEVFDRDGADAMRWFLMASPILRGGNLVVTEQGIRDAVRQVMIPLWNTWYFFALYANAEQYDATGRTDSTDPLDRYLLAKTRQYVEKLSAEMDAYAIADACETTRTFLDVLTNWYVRRSRERFWEGKPEAFETLAAVLDVVCRAVAPLLPLTTEEIWRGLTGGRSVHLADWPDVSALPADDALVAAMDQVREVCSATSALRKAAKLRNRLPLSGLTVVVEDPVALEPFAAIVADEVNVRAVRLLAAESPEAASFGVEQKLTVNARAAGPRLGKDVQLAIKGSKSGDWSVAADGTVTSGGLALVEGEYSLETAVGDAAEGTATGMLPSGGFVVLDTLVTAELAEEGLARDLVRAVQQLRRDSGLDVTDRIELVVSGAAPVLAAARTHEALIAGETLATSYTVGEAGAPGATEVVVGDGDKATLSLERA, encoded by the coding sequence ATGACCTACCCCAAGGTCACCACCGACCCGACCGCCGGCCAGGGTGCCGTCCCGAGCTCGCCGCGGTTCCCCGCGATCGAGGAGCGGATCCTCGCCTACTGGGCCGAGGACGACACCTTCCGTGCGTCGGTCGCGCAGCGCGACCCCGGCGCCGACGGCGCGAACGAGTTCGTCTTCTACGACGGCCCGCCGTTCGCCAACGGCCTGCCCCACTACGGCCACCTGCTCACCGGCTACGTCAAGGACATCGTGCCGCGCTACCAGACCATGCGCGGCAAGCGCGTGGAGCGCCGGTTCGGCTGGGACACCCACGGCCTGCCCGCCGAGCTCGAGGCGATGCGCCTCAACGGCATCAAGACCACCGACGAGATCGTCGAGATGGGCATCGACAACTTCAACGACGCCTGCCGGGCGTCGGTGCTCAAGTACACCGGTGAGTGGCGCGACTACGTCACCCGCCAGGCGCGTTGGGTCGACTTCGACAACGACTACCGGACCATGAACCCCGAGTTCATGGAGTCGGTGCTGTGGGCGTTCAAGAGCCTGTTCGACAAGGGCCTGGTCTACGAGGGCTTCCGCGTGCTGCCCTACTGCTGGAACGACGAGACGCCGCTGTCGAACCACGAGCTGCGGATGGACGACGACGTCTACCAGATGCGCCAGGACCCCGCGGTCACCGTCGGGTTCGCCATCACCACGCCGGGTGACCTCGCCGGCGCCAAGCTGCTGGTCTGGACGACGACCCCGTGGACGCTGCCCAGCAACCTCGCGGTGATGGTCGGCTCCGACATCGACTACGTCGTGGTCGAGCACGAGGGCGACCGGCTCGTCCTCGCCGAGGCCCGCCTCGCGGCGTACGCCCGTGAGCTGGGCGAGGAGCCCACGATCACCTGGCGGGGCAAGGGATCGGACCTGCTCGGCCTCGTCTACGCCCCGCCGTTCTCCTACTTCGCCGACCACGAGAACGCCTTCCGCGTCGTGGCCGCCGACGAGGCCGTGACGACCACCGACGGTACGGGCCTCGTGCACAGCGCCGGCGCCTTCGGTGAGGTCGACAAGGAGGTCACCGACCGCGAGGGCATCGAGCCGGTCATGCCGGTCGGCAAGGACGGCCGGTTCACCGTGCCCGTCGACGACTACGCCGGCATGCTGGTCTTCGACGCCAACGCGCACATCATCGACGACCTCAAGAGCACGGGCGGTGCCGTCACGCCCGGAACGCTGCTGCTGCGTCGCGAGACCTACGACCACTCGTACCCGCACTGCTGGCGCTGCCGCGAGCCCCTGATCTACAAGGGTGTGAGCAGCTGGTTCGTCGAGGTGACGGCGTTCAAGGCGCGCATGGCTGAGCTCAACCAGGAGATCCGCTGGGTCCCCGAGCACATCAAGGACGGCCAGTTCGGCAAGTGGGTCGACAACGCCCGCGACTGGTCGATCACCCGCAACCGGTTCTGGGGATCGCCCGTCCCGGTCTGGAAGTCGGACGACCCGGCGTACCCGCGGATCGACGTCTACGGCTCCTTCGAGGAGATCGAGCGCGACTTCGGCCGCCTGCCCCGCAACGCCCAGGGCGAGCGCGACCTGCACCGCCCGTGGGTCGACGAGCTGACCCGGCCCAACCCGGACGACCCGACCGGGAAGTCGACGATGCGCCGCGTCACCGACGTCCTCGACGTGTGGTTCGACTCGGGCTCGATGAGCTTCGGCCAGGTGCACTACCCGTTCGAGAACAAGGAGTGGTTCGAGAACCACTTCCCGGCGGACTTCATCGTCGAGTACATCGGCCAGACCCGCGGCTGGTTCTACACGCTGCACATCCTGGCCACCGCGCTCTTCGACAAGCCGGCGTTCTCGTCGTGCATCAGCCACGGCATCGTGCTCGGCTCCGACGGCAACAAGATGTCGAAGTCGCTGCGCAACTACCCCGACGTCTCCGAGGTCTTCGACCGCGACGGCGCCGACGCGATGCGCTGGTTCCTGATGGCCTCGCCGATCCTGCGCGGCGGCAACCTCGTCGTCACCGAGCAGGGCATCCGCGACGCCGTGCGCCAGGTGATGATCCCGCTCTGGAACACGTGGTACTTCTTCGCGCTCTACGCCAACGCCGAGCAGTACGACGCCACCGGCCGCACCGACTCGACCGACCCCCTCGACCGCTACCTGCTCGCCAAGACGCGCCAGTACGTCGAGAAGCTCAGCGCCGAGATGGACGCCTACGCCATCGCCGACGCCTGCGAGACCACGCGGACCTTCCTCGACGTGCTGACCAACTGGTACGTCCGCCGCTCGCGGGAGCGCTTCTGGGAGGGCAAGCCGGAGGCCTTCGAGACCCTCGCCGCCGTCCTCGACGTGGTCTGCCGCGCCGTGGCGCCGCTACTGCCGCTGACCACCGAGGAGATCTGGCGCGGCCTGACCGGCGGCCGCTCGGTGCACCTGGCCGACTGGCCCGACGTCTCCGCGCTGCCCGCCGACGACGCCCTCGTCGCGGCCATGGACCAGGTCCGCGAGGTCTGCTCGGCGACGTCCGCGCTGCGCAAGGCCGCCAAGCTGCGCAACCGCCTGCCGCTCTCGGGCCTGACCGTCGTGGTCGAGGACCCGGTCGCGCTGGAGCCCTTCGCGGCGATCGTCGCCGACGAGGTCAACGTCCGCGCCGTGCGCCTCCTCGCCGCCGAGTCGCCCGAGGCGGCGAGCTTCGGCGTCGAGCAGAAGCTCACCGTCAACGCCCGCGCCGCCGGTCCGCGCCTCGGCAAGGACGTCCAGCTCGCCATCAAGGGCTCGAAGTCCGGCGACTGGTCCGTCGCGGCCGACGGCACCGTCACCTCCGGCGGCCTGGCCCTGGTCGAGGGCGAGTACTCGCTCGAGACGGCCGTCGGCGACGCCGCCGAGGGCACCGCCACCGGCATGCTTCCCAGCGGCGGCTTCGTCGTCCTCGACACCCTCGTCACCGCCGAGCTCGCCGAGGAGGGCCTGGCCCGCGACCTCGTCCGCGCCGTGCAGCAGCTGCGCCGCGACAGCGGCCTGGACGTCACCGACCGGATCGAGCTGGTGGTCTCCGGCGCGGCGCCGGTCCTCGCCGCGGCCCGCACGCACGAGGCGCTCATCGCGGGCGAGACCCTGGCGACGTCGTACACGGTGGGGGAGGCAGGCGCGCCCGGCGCGACCGAGGTCGTCGTCGGTGACGGCGACAAGGCGACGCTCAGCCTCGAGCGGGCCTAG
- a CDS encoding DUF6891 domain-containing protein has product MRAFWKRRPPAERPVVPATTEDEVREHAEAAVYAGFLDLADAVEQVTEYFDEEAPPTARIEQIVRAAWAARAVAVGAGSGIDDHARLASAFAALADDGIVGRMDFTCCQTCGHAEIDDERGPAREERGYTFFHQQDTERIADGQLYLAYGAFGPEVAEEAIAGAVVERLRAEGLAVTWNGETTSRIEVAIGDWRKPLPA; this is encoded by the coding sequence ATGCGTGCCTTCTGGAAGCGGCGGCCTCCCGCCGAGCGGCCCGTCGTACCGGCGACGACCGAGGACGAGGTGCGCGAGCACGCCGAGGCGGCGGTGTACGCCGGCTTCCTGGACCTCGCGGACGCCGTCGAGCAGGTCACCGAGTACTTCGACGAGGAGGCCCCGCCGACCGCGCGGATCGAGCAGATCGTCCGCGCCGCCTGGGCCGCGCGGGCCGTCGCGGTCGGCGCCGGCAGCGGCATCGACGACCACGCCCGCCTGGCGAGCGCGTTCGCGGCGCTGGCCGACGACGGGATCGTGGGGCGGATGGACTTCACCTGCTGCCAGACCTGCGGGCACGCCGAGATCGACGACGAGCGGGGGCCGGCGCGGGAGGAGCGCGGCTACACGTTCTTCCACCAGCAGGACACCGAGCGGATCGCCGACGGCCAGTTGTACCTGGCGTACGGCGCCTTCGGGCCCGAGGTCGCCGAGGAGGCGATCGCGGGCGCGGTCGTCGAGCGGCTGCGGGCCGAGGGGCTCGCCGTCACCTGGAACGGCGAGACCACCTCGCGCATCGAGGTCGCGATCGGGGACTGGCGCAAGCCCCTCCCGGCCTAG
- the dapE gene encoding succinyl-diaminopimelate desuccinylase, with product MPAIDLSTDVVTLTRQLVDIESVSRDEQEIADAVETALRALTHLEVTRRGHTVVARTDLGRPSRVVIAGHLDTVPVNANLPSRYDEAAGILHGLGTCDMKGGDAVILKLAATVAEPVHDVTYVLYEAEEIESAYNGLRLLGESDPELLEADFAILMEPSNAGVEAGCQGTLRVEVRTRGERAHSARSWRGVNAIHGAGEVLARLNAYEARRPVIDGLEYHEGLNAVGISGGVAGNVIPDECVVTVNHRFAPDRSEAEALAFVEEFFAGFEITLTDTAPGALPGLDRPAARAFIEAVGGVVNPKFGWTDVARFTALGVPAVNYGPGDPMLAHKQDEHVETAQIERCEQQLRAWLTPQSTPGNQENA from the coding sequence GTGCCTGCGATCGACCTGTCCACCGACGTCGTCACCCTGACCCGCCAGCTGGTCGACATCGAGTCCGTCAGCCGCGACGAGCAGGAGATCGCCGACGCCGTCGAGACCGCCCTGCGCGCGCTGACCCACCTCGAGGTGACCCGGCGCGGCCACACGGTGGTCGCCCGGACCGACCTCGGCCGTCCCTCGCGAGTGGTGATCGCGGGTCACCTCGACACGGTGCCGGTCAACGCCAACCTCCCCAGCCGGTACGACGAGGCGGCGGGCATCCTGCACGGCCTCGGCACCTGCGACATGAAGGGGGGCGACGCGGTCATCCTCAAGCTCGCGGCGACGGTCGCCGAGCCGGTGCACGACGTCACCTACGTCCTCTACGAGGCCGAGGAGATCGAGTCGGCCTACAACGGCCTGCGGCTGCTCGGTGAGTCCGACCCGGAGCTGCTGGAGGCGGACTTCGCGATCCTCATGGAGCCGTCGAACGCGGGGGTCGAGGCGGGCTGCCAGGGGACCTTGCGCGTCGAGGTCCGGACCCGCGGCGAGCGGGCCCACTCGGCGCGCAGCTGGCGCGGGGTCAACGCGATCCACGGGGCCGGCGAGGTGCTGGCCCGGCTCAACGCGTACGAGGCCCGGCGGCCGGTCATCGACGGGCTGGAGTACCACGAGGGGCTCAACGCGGTCGGCATCAGCGGCGGGGTCGCCGGCAACGTGATCCCCGACGAGTGCGTGGTGACCGTCAACCACCGGTTCGCGCCCGACCGCTCCGAGGCGGAGGCGCTGGCCTTCGTCGAGGAGTTCTTCGCCGGCTTCGAGATCACCCTGACCGACACCGCGCCCGGCGCCCTGCCGGGCCTGGACCGGCCCGCGGCGCGGGCGTTCATCGAGGCCGTCGGGGGAGTGGTGAACCCCAAGTTCGGGTGGACCGACGTCGCCCGCTTCACCGCGCTCGGCGTGCCTGCGGTCAACTACGGTCCCGGTGACCCGATGCTGGCCCACAAGCAGGACGAGCACGTCGAGACCGCACAGATCGAGCGGTGCGAGCAGCAGCTGCGCGCATGGCTCACCCCCCAGAGCACCCCCGGCAACCAGGAGAACGCATGA